GGCAGCTTGTTTGACTTGTCCTTGTTGCAGGTAGCTGAGGAAGTCGATGCTGCGATTCTTTTGGTAACCCGCTACAAATCGATTTTCTCGGTTGAGACTCTGTTATCTGCTAAGAAGCGCTTAGGCGATCGCTTGCTTGGTGTCTTGCTTAACGATATCCCAACTGAGCAACTAGAAGTGGTTGATACCGATATGCGTCCATTTTTGGAACAGCAGGGTATTCCGGTACTGGGTATGCTGCCGAAAAGTGACTTGCTGCGGAGTGTCAGTGTGGGAGAATTAGTCAATCAACTGCAAGCAGAAGTTCTCTGTCGTCCCGATCGGTTGGATCTGCTGGTGGAAAGCTTGGCAATTGGGGCAATGAACGTTAACGCAGCGCTAAGGTATTTCGGTCAGCGGCGTAACATGGCAGTGGTAACGGGGGGCGATCGCGTAGAAATTCAACTGGCAGCCCTAGAAAGTTCTACCCAATGCCTGATCTTGACAGGCAAACTACCCCCTGCTCCCTTCATCCTCACCAAAGCCGAAGAGCTAGAAGTTCCAATTTTATCGGTTGATCTCGATACTCTAACAACGGTGGAAATTGTCGATCGCACCTTTGGTCAAGTACGTCTGCATGAACCGATTAAAGTACAATGCATTCGCCAACTGATGGCAAATCATTTTGATATTGACCGCTTGTTGTCCCAACTAGATTTAACCCCAGCTGCAACGCTGCCGTAGGATAAGCTGATGTGCCTTTAAGTTGCATGTTCAGAGTCCTGGAAGACGCGGTGACGCGGTGACGTGGGGATGCAATTTGAATGCCGATTAGCTTATTGAGTTAGAAGCCATCGCCTGTGTAGCCCGATCTTGAGGCAGGAATTACAACTAGCTTTCTGCTAAAATAACTGGGTTGTTTAATCTGATTCCGTCTTTGATCAATCAGAGCCAGTCAATAGATGTATCCAAAATTGATACATTAGCGCAAGAATTGGCGACAATTCAGCAAACGGGTGCTAAGCGCATAGCTTTGTTGGGTTCCCGTCATGTTCCTCTTACTCATCAGCATCTCATTGAAATGATGAGCTATGCTTTGGTTTTATCCGGCAACCGTCTCATTACCTCTGGTGCAACTGGCACTAATTCAGCTGCCATCCGGGGTGCTATGCGAGCTGACCCGAATTTGTTGACGGTGATTCTGCCCCAAAGCTTAGAGCGCCAGCCTCAAGAATCACGCCAGCAACTAGAGCAGGTAATGCATTTGGTGGAAAATGCGGGTAATGATAAATTATCCCTCGCGGAAGCTAGTTCTATCTGCAATAAAGAGATTGTCTCCCGTTGCCAACAACTAATCTGCTTTGCATTTCATGACAGCCACACTCTGTTGCAAACTTGCCAAGAAGCAGAAGATCAAAGGAAAGTGGTGACTTTGTTCTACTTTGATTAATAAAGCATGAACATATCACAACTACAGCCGTCTGCTATTTTCTTGTACTAGATTGCCGCTGCTGCACTGCTGATTTATCTTCCATTCCTGGTTGTGGCTTATGGTTGTAGGCGTGTGGAGTACGATATAGCCTTAGGGCGATCGCGGATGTTTGGCATCGGCACTCTTTGCTCGGGTAACCTGATTATCCTCAGCCGTCAGCCGTTTTTCGATTTCATTCAAAATCTAAAATCCCAAATCCAAAATCTGCTTATGGCTTCTACTTATTCTTTCGACATTGTTAGCGACTTTGACTGGCAAGAATTGGTCAATGCCATCGATCAAACTGTTCGAGATATCAAAAGTCGCTACGACCTCAAAGATACTCAGACCACTGTTGATTTGGGTGAACAAGCTATCACCATTAACACGGACAGCGAGTTCACCTTAGAGTCTGTTCACAACATACTGCGGGAAAAAGCCGCTAAACGCCAACTTTCGCAGAAAATCTTTGACTTCGGCAAAGTTGAATCAGCCAGCGGTAGCCGCGTTCGACAAGAAGTCAAGCTTAAAAAAGGGATCAGCCAGGAAATTGCCAAGCAAATCACTAAGTTGATTCGGGACGAGTTTAAAAAGGTGCAAGCCTCGATTCAAGGAGACGCTGTACGTGTTTCCAGTAAAGCCAAGGATGACCTTCAAACCGTCATTCAACGCTTGAAACAGGAAGACTTGCCTGTAGCTTTGCAGTTTACAAACTACCGTTAGTTAGGCAAATGCTTGATATGCATCTTTGCTTTCTTGCCTAAATGTGCGATCACCCATAAAAAGCTAACGGGTAACCTATGGTTAGTTCGGGTTCAGCGCAGTGTTAGGCGGCAATCACACGGGTGTCTGCTGGTGAAGAACCAACTTCCACGTTCCATCACAAAATACATACGTGCTACTGATAAGAGCTACGTATGGATCGCTACCTTCGCGTTGTGCAGTAACTCTGTATACGAGCACTCCGGCATTCTGCGATAATGAAATCACTTGCGGCTCTTCTATTTGGAACGATTTCCAAGGTTGAGCGGCTAGAGATTCCAAGATTTTCTCTTTTCCATCTATGAGCATGCCACTCGGGAAGAGCATGACCGCATCGTCGCGGAGAACAGAACTATAGAACTTCTTGCTCGCCTCTCCTTCCGATGAGAGAGCTTGCCATCCCTGCTCTTCGAGTTCAATTAGATCTTGCATTGTAGCTACTCCTTATATCAAATCCGGTTAATTGCCCATAATTTAGTAGCCCTCACCCCGCCTTCGGCACCCCTCTCCCAAGCTTGGGAGAGGGGCAGGGGGTGAGGGAGAGATATTACG
This window of the Chroococcidiopsis sp. CCMEE 29 genome carries:
- a CDS encoding phosphotransacetylase family protein, whose amino-acid sequence is MLKAAKYLLIGSTEAYSGKSATILGLSYQLQQQGLDIAYGKPLGNYLGESQTAIVEADVQFVAQLLNLPQNRLLPTILALDEVTIRKRLRNEDRSDYRQLLTQYLQMPGGDLVLLEGAGTLEEGSLFDLSLLQVAEEVDAAILLVTRYKSIFSVETLLSAKKRLGDRLLGVLLNDIPTEQLEVVDTDMRPFLEQQGIPVLGMLPKSDLLRSVSVGELVNQLQAEVLCRPDRLDLLVESLAIGAMNVNAALRYFGQRRNMAVVTGGDRVEIQLAALESSTQCLILTGKLPPAPFILTKAEELEVPILSVDLDTLTTVEIVDRTFGQVRLHEPIKVQCIRQLMANHFDIDRLLSQLDLTPAATLP
- a CDS encoding DNA recombination-mediator protein A, translated to MINQSQSIDVSKIDTLAQELATIQQTGAKRIALLGSRHVPLTHQHLIEMMSYALVLSGNRLITSGATGTNSAAIRGAMRADPNLLTVILPQSLERQPQESRQQLEQVMHLVENAGNDKLSLAEASSICNKEIVSRCQQLICFAFHDSHTLLQTCQEAEDQRKVVTLFYFD
- a CDS encoding YajQ family cyclic di-GMP-binding protein; amino-acid sequence: MASTYSFDIVSDFDWQELVNAIDQTVRDIKSRYDLKDTQTTVDLGEQAITINTDSEFTLESVHNILREKAAKRQLSQKIFDFGKVESASGSRVRQEVKLKKGISQEIAKQITKLIRDEFKKVQASIQGDAVRVSSKAKDDLQTVIQRLKQEDLPVALQFTNYR
- a CDS encoding nuclear transport factor 2 family protein translates to MQDLIELEEQGWQALSSEGEASKKFYSSVLRDDAVMLFPSGMLIDGKEKILESLAAQPWKSFQIEEPQVISLSQNAGVLVYRVTAQREGSDPYVALISSTYVFCDGTWKLVLHQQTPV